The following are encoded together in the Haloarcula rubripromontorii genome:
- the dhaL gene encoding dihydroxyacetone kinase subunit DhaL: MSAPNDAGAAAVAAAENVADRIEAEREHLTDLDSAIGDADHGGNMARGWQAAAEAVAGLDNPTVEAVVKTAGKTLLSEVGGASGPLYGGSLVFASAELSDGLTAESAVAFAETYLEKVQDRGDAKVGDKTMVDALVPAVHTFKKSVETDDLPPVDALAKAVAAAENGVAFTVPIRAAKGRASYLGWRSVGHQDPGATSTLYIIEELLATAADHLNQEIPSVDADSPTIPEGEASGE; encoded by the coding sequence ATGAGCGCACCGAACGATGCGGGAGCCGCCGCTGTCGCGGCCGCCGAGAACGTCGCGGACAGGATCGAGGCCGAACGGGAGCACCTCACCGACCTCGACTCCGCAATCGGTGACGCTGACCACGGCGGCAACATGGCCCGGGGGTGGCAAGCGGCGGCCGAAGCGGTTGCGGGCCTCGATAACCCAACCGTCGAGGCGGTCGTCAAAACCGCCGGGAAGACCCTGTTGTCGGAGGTCGGCGGGGCGTCGGGGCCACTGTACGGTGGCTCGCTCGTGTTCGCCAGCGCGGAGCTGAGCGACGGCCTCACCGCTGAATCGGCCGTCGCCTTCGCGGAGACGTACCTGGAGAAGGTACAGGACCGCGGCGACGCCAAGGTCGGCGACAAGACGATGGTCGACGCGCTCGTCCCGGCGGTTCACACGTTCAAGAAGTCCGTCGAGACGGACGATCTGCCCCCGGTCGACGCCCTCGCGAAGGCCGTCGCTGCGGCGGAAAACGGTGTCGCATTCACCGTCCCCATCCGGGCCGCCAAGGGTCGGGCGTCGTACCTGGGTTGGCGGTCAGTCGGGCATCAAGACCCGGGGGCGACAAGCACGCTGTATATCATAGAGGAGCTGCTGGCGACGGCCGCGGATCACCTCAATCAAGAAATACCGTCGGTCGACGCCGACTCTCCGACGATTCCCGAGGGGGAGGCGAGCGGGGAGTAA
- the dhaM gene encoding dihydroxyacetone kinase phosphoryl donor subunit DhaM: MVGLVVVSHSYTAAQGIAEIAAEMAGETNIEPVGGDSDGGIGTVPDDIEAALAAADDGDGVVVLVDLGSAVMNTEVAIELSDVETVIADAPVLEGAVNAAVAATSPDATLGSVRDQAESARNVDKL; the protein is encoded by the coding sequence ATGGTCGGACTCGTCGTCGTTTCCCACAGTTACACTGCCGCACAGGGAATCGCAGAGATAGCCGCAGAGATGGCCGGTGAGACAAATATCGAACCGGTCGGTGGCGACAGTGACGGTGGTATCGGGACGGTCCCCGACGACATCGAAGCGGCGCTTGCTGCCGCCGACGACGGCGACGGTGTCGTTGTCCTCGTGGACCTCGGTAGCGCCGTTATGAACACCGAGGTTGCCATCGAGCTGAGCGATGTTGAGACCGTGATAGCGGATGCGCCAGTGCTGGAGGGAGCAGTCAACGCGGCGGTGGCCGCCACCAGCCCGGACGCGACGCTCGGTTCTGTCCGGGACCAGGCGGAATCGGCTCGGAATGTCGATAAGCTCTGA